AAGGATCGCGGGCGACATCCGCCCAGCGCATGTGCAGCCAGTCGTGCAGGCCCAGCTCGACCTCGGACCCGAACTGGCCCAGGGTCAGGCGGCTGAGGTACTCGGGGTCCTGGTACTGCGACTCCCAGACCTGGAAGTTGCCATAGAACGCCGCATCACTTTTCAGCCCGTGCAGCCATTGGGTGAACTCTTCATCATCGTCGGCCACCCAGGCCGGTGGTACCGAACAGCCGTCGTGGTTTTCGTAATAGCGGATAAAGGCCTGCCGGTCCTGCTCAAGACGGGCACAGGGCTGCGGCAACTGCTGCCAGGACACCAGGTCCGGCTGCAACGAGCGGGCGTGCAGGAGCATGTGCCGGTGCATGAACAGAAAATCGATGCCCGAGGCATTGCGGTGCTTGCGCCGCCCACGGGCGTCACGTTCATGCTTGACCGGGCCCGGCTGCCAGCCGAGCCCCCGCAGGCTGTTGCGCTTGTCCTTGGGCAGGGTGTGCCAACGGTCCCGCGAAGCGTGCCAGAGCTGATGGAACAGGCGGTGCTGCGGCGATACCAGCCACGCCAGCAAGGCGGGGCTCAGCCCGCTCTGGTCCCGGGCGGCAGGAAAGACTCGCTTGCGCGCCACAAAACGCGCCGCGGATACCGGCGCCAGTGGCGACGCCTGCAGCGACTGCAGGCTGCCACTGAGGGTGCCGCTGCCGGCATTGCCCCAACTGGCCCAGACCTCATCGAGCACCACCTGGCATTCATGGCTGGGGGCACCGGCGATGCGGCCACCGGCAAACAAGCGCCAGCGCAACCTGGCGGCGTCCACCGACGCCAGGTCGCCCTGCACCATGAACTCCACCGGGCCGTCGCCTCGCAGGCTCTGCGCACGCCCCAGGAGGCCACGCAAGCCGCGCCCGGTGGGGCCGGCATCCAGCAACAACTCACAACCTTTACGAGGCAGGGATTGCGGTCCGTTGGCGTCGAGAAACTCGATATCCCAGATGCCCCGCAGGTGATCGGCAAGGCGCACACCGGGGTCCAGGGCCACCTCCAGCTTGGCTTCCCCGGGGGTGATCTCCTGCTCTTCCTTGCGGCGAACATCCTGACGCAGCAACTCCTTCTGGGTGTAGAACGCCACAGGGATAGCCGCTCCCGTCACCGCCAGACCGGTCAAAAATCCTCTTCTCGAAAACCTCATCGCTCTACCTTTATCCAGTGGCGCGTCACGCATCTAGCTAGAACGTTGGATTTGCAGGGAAATTTACCGGCCAGCGATTGCCGCGACGCTAAATTTGCTCTCGGCCAGCTCGTTTATCGCGGATAGATGTGCACAAAAGGTCGGACCCGGCAGCACTGAACCCCAGGGCCCGACCCCGTCATCAGCCCGCCTGCGACTGGGATAGCAATGATCAAAATATCTGGTAAGAAAACCCTCTATCTGAGCCTGCTGATACTCATCGTCGCCGCCCTCGGTGTCGGTGCCGGCGCGGCCTGGCACTACTACTGGAAAGACCGGGTGTCCTACCCCAGCGAGATCGTCAAGCACGCCAACGACCTGCAAGAGCGCATCATCTCCTTCGACAGCCACATCACCGTGCCCCTGGATTTCGGCACCGAAGGCAGCGAAGCGGACAAGGACACCTCTCGCCAGTTCGACCTGGTCAAGGCCGGTCGCGGGCGCATGTCCGGCGCCGCCCTGAGCATCCTGGCCTGGCCGGAGATGTGGAACGGCCCCAACGCGCCGCACCGCCCCACCGCCGGCTTCGTCGAGGAAGCCCGCCACCAGCGCGAGACCCGCTACCGGATCATCCAGGGCATGGTGCGTGACTTCCCCAACCAGGCCGCCATCGCCTACACCCCCGCCGACCTGCGCCGCATTGCCTCCGAAGGCAAGGTGGCGGTGGTGATCAGCCTGCTCAATGCCTACGCCATGGGCGACGATCTGGACCAACTGGACCAGTGGGCCGCACGGGGCATGCGCCTGTTCGGCTTCAGCTATGTGGGTAACAACGACTGGGCCGACTCGTCGCGCCCGCTGCCCTTCTTCAATGACACCCGGGACGCCCTCGGCGGCCTCTCGCCCGTCGGCAAGCAGGCGGTGCAGCGGCTCAATGACCTGGGGGTGGTGATCGACGTCTCGCAGATGTCGAGCAAGGCCCTGGACGACGTTGCGAGCCTGACCCGGGCACCGGTGGTGGCTTCCCACTCCGCCCCCAGGGCGCTGGTGGATATCCCGCGCAACCTCAGCGACCAGGAAATGCAACAGATCAAGGCCACCGGCGGGGTGATCCAGGTCGTGGGCTTCTCCACCTACCTGCGCCCCCTCAGCCAGCCGACCCTGGACAAGCTCAATGCCTTGCGCAAGCGCTTCGACCTCGGGCCACTGCAAGGCCTGGAGAACGCACTGATGCCCGGCGACGCCGTGATCACCATCTGGCCGGAACAGCGCTTTGGCGAATACGCCAGCTCCCTGTACGGCATCCTCGATGAGGAACCCAAGGCCAGCCTCAAGGACTATGTCGACGCCATCGATTACACGGTGAAGAAAGTCGGCATCGACCACGTCGGCATCAGCTCGGACTTCAACGAGGGCGGTGGCGTCAATGGCTGGATGAGCGTGGCGGACAACCGCAACGTCACCGCCGAGCTGATCCAGCGTGGCTACAGCGATATCGAGATCGCCAAGCTCTGGGGCGAGAACTATTTGCGCGTCTGGGAACAGGTGCAGAAACTGGCCAAGCCTGCAAAACCCGCCCCTCAACCCGCCATCGCCGGCTAACCCATGACCACGAGCCTTCCTGTGACCAACCGTCGGACATTCCTCAAACAAGCAGGCCTGTTGGCCGCCGCCCTGCCCCTGGGCAACCTCGCCATCAGCCAGGCCCGGGCCGACAGTGCCACCGCCAGTGCTTCGCAGTGGACCCAATTGCGCCAGTTGTTCGACCTCGACCCGGACTACGTGCACCTGGCCAATTTCCTCATCACCTCGCACCCGAGGCCGGTGCGCGAGGCCATCGAAAAATACCGCGCAGTGCTCGACCGCAACCCGGCCATGGCCATGGACTACGACACCCAGTACACCTGGAAGCGCGAGGCCCAGGTGCGCGAAAGTGTCGGCCGCTACCTGCAGATCAAGCCCGGCCAGGTGGCCCTGACCGGCAGCACCACCGAAGGCCTGGCCCTGATGTATGGCGGCATCCACGTGCGCCCCGGACAGGAAATCCTGACCACGGTTCACGAGCACTACTCGACCCGCAACGCGCTGAAGTACCGCACCCAGCGCGACGGCACCCAGGTGCGCACCATCGAACTGTTCAAGTCGCCCCACCGGATGTCCACCGACGAAGTGCTGGGCAACATCGACCGCAACATCCGCGCCAACACCCGCGTACTGGGCATGACCTGGGTGCAGTCGGGCAGCGGCGTGAAACTGCCGATCGGCGAGATCGGCAAGCTGGTGGACCAGCACAACCGCAATCGCGATGAGCACGAGCGGATTCTCTACTGCGTCGATGGTGTGCACGGGCTGGGGGTGGAGGACATCACCTTTGCCGACCTGAACTGCGACTTCTTCGTCGCCGGCACCCACAAATGGATGTTCGGCCCCAGGGGTACCGGGATCTTCTGCTCGCGCTCGGAACAACTCGAACACCTGACGCCGATGGTGGCGACCTTCTCCGAAAACCAGAACTTCGCCACCACCATGACCCCCGGCGGCTACCACAGCTTCGAGCACCGCTGGGCCGTGGACCAGGCCTTCGACCTGCACATGCAGCTGGGCAAGGCCAACGTCCAGTCGCGCATCCACGAACTCAACAGCTACCTCAAGCAGCGCCTGCAGGAACACCCGGGCATCGAACTGGTCACGCCCCTGAGCCCCGAGCATTCCGCCGGCTTCACCTTCTTCCGCGGCCAGAACCTGGACACCGACGCCACCGCCGCCTGGCTGATCGAGAACCGCATCCTGGTGGACGCGGTGGACCGCGATGCCGGGCCGGTAGTGCGCATGGCCCCCGGCCTGCTCAACAGCGAGGCGGATATCGACCGGACCATGGACCTGCTGGGCAAGCGCCTGCGCAGCAGCAAGACCGCCTGAGCCGTTGCCACGCCCCCTGAACTCACATTGCACAAGGCTATTGACTGATGAAACCCATCGCCTATTCCTCCTTGGCCGCCCTGGCCGGTTGCCTGATCAGCCTCAACGCACACGCGGTAGAACCGCCCAAGCCCGGCAGCGTGTTCAAGGACTGCAAGAACTGCCCGGAAATGGTGGTCCTGCCGGCCGGCAGCTTTGTCATGGGTACCCCGGAAGACGAAGTGGGCCGCGAGCCCGATGAAGGCCCGCAGCACAGCGTGACCTTCAAGAACGCCTTCGCCATGAGCCGCTTCCATGTCACTGCCGCCGAGCTTGATGCCTACATCCGCGAAACCGGTACCGTGATCAAGGACGGCGACGACCGCCCCGGCCGCCTGTGCCAGGCCAGCAAACCACGCTATGAACAGGGGCCGCGCCAGCCGGCGGTCTGCGTCGACTACGCCGACGTGCAGGCCTATACCCAGTGGCTGTCGAAGAAAACCGGCAAGCACTACCGGATGGTCAGCGAGGCGGAACGCGAATACGCCGCACGCGCCGGCAGCACCGGTTCCTTTCCCTTCCCTTTCGACGAGGAAGGCCAGTACCAGATCACCAAGCACGCCAACACCTACGGCCCCAAGGACGGCTTCAGCTTCACCGCCCCGGTGGGCAGCTATCCGCCCAATGCCTTCGGCATGTATGACATGCACGGCAACGTCTATGAATGGGTCGCCGACTGCTGGCACCCCGACTACGTGGGCGCACCTGCCGATGGCCGGGCCTGGATGGAAGAGTCGGAAGGGGTGTGCCTGGATGCCCAGATTCGCGGCAACGACTGGGGCGAGGCACCGGTATTCTCGCGTTCGGGCAACCGCAACAGCCGCAAGCGCGAAGTGCGCGGGGACTGGCTGAGCTTCCGGGTCGTGCGTGAGCTGGAACAGCCCGGCGCCAGCCACAAGTAGACACCCCGATGAACAGCGGCCCGGGGCAACAACCGCACCGGGCCACTGGCAGTATCAGGCGACGTCCCGGGCCTTGCCGGCCTGAGCCTGGCGAAGGTTCTCCAGCATCAGCCACAGGCCCTGGCGCAAGGCCGGGAACAGGCTGTTGTTGAAGTTGTTCCAGCGCAGTTCGAGGATGGTGTCCTCGGGGCCGATTTCGGTGTTGAGCACGTCATGCAGCACCTCGCCGGAGTCGATACCGTTGTCCACGTAGTGGAACGAGGCACCGGTCAGGTATAGCGGCGCGGTCGGCTCGGTTTCCTTCGTCGCCCAATCCACTACTTTCTGCCCACGGGCGCCGTACAGGGCATTCCAGGTGGCATAGGCCCCGCGACGCTCATAGGGCGATTCGATGCGGGTGATGCCCGGGTGGATGTTCATGATCCGCCGGGCGAAAGGCGCTCCCGGGCGCACCAGTTCATCGAGGATCACCAGCAGGCCGTCGAGCACCACGATATCGGCTTTGAGCTCCACCAGGGTGTCGTGCAGGCGGCGTTCGAAATCCTGCTTGCCGGCGATGTGTTCGGCACTGCCGCGGGGATGGCGACGATAGGTGGACGGCACACTCAGCAGCAAGTCGTTGACCCGCTTGCCCTGCACTTCCAGGTCCGCCGGGTACAACCACTGGCGGCCCGGCTGGTAGGCAAAGCCGTAGTCGCTGACCAACTGCTGGTCCCGTGGCGACTGCTCGTCATCGTCGTAGACCACGCCCACCAGTTCGTAGGCCTCGCCCAGGGGCGTCTGGTTCAGCGTCTGGACCAGAAATTCCAGCACCGATTTCATGTAGCGCTCGTGGTCCTTGTAAGCCACCGCCTGCCCGGCCTTGTCGGCGGCGGCATTTCGCAGGGACCAGACATACACCAGATTCTTCTTTGTCATTTGCTCGCTCTCGCTCAATGGTTCAGGCACTGCGTCGATACACGTGCGCCCACAGAACAAGAACGAACCACAGGCAGGGCAATTTATCCGCAGTGCCCGCCGGGCTGGCATGCCGAGCTAAATACTGGCGTCGGCGCTTCGTTTGTCAGGGGTAAGGGTCTGCGTGCTACGACCCTCTATCCACTCTCTGGGAAGTACTTATGACCGACCCCAAGCGCGGCGCCTTCAACGGTCTGCTCGCATTGCTCAGGCCCTTTCGCACCATCGTGGTGATCTCCGTTGCCCTGGGCATGGCCGGCGGCCTGGCCATCACCCTGTTGCTGGCCACCATCAACAACGCCCTGCACTCGGCGACCGGCATGACCCAAGGCGTGGTCCTGACCTTCGCCGCCCTGTGCGTGCTGGCCCTGGTCAGTTCCATCGTCTCGGACATCGGCACCAACTATGTGGGACAACGGATCATTGCCGCCCTGCGCAAGGACCTGGGTGAAAAAGTACTCTCGGCGCCCATCACCCAGATCGAGCGCTATCGCTCCCACCGCCTGATCCCGGTACTGACCCACGACGTCGACACCATCAGCGACTTCTCTTTCGCCTTCACTCCCCTGGCCATCGCCACCACCGTCACCCTGGGTTGCCTGGGCTACCTGGCGTACCTCTCGGTGCCGATGTTCCTGATGATGGTGGTGGCCATCATCATCGGCACCAGTGTGCAGCTGGTGGCCGGCGGCAAGGGCATCAAGGGCTTCGATGAGGCTCGCGACCATGAGGACGAGCTGCAGCGCTACTACAACGCGATCGCCTCCGGTGCCAAGGAACTGCGCATTCACCGGCCCCGGCGCTTTCGCATGAATACCCAGCGCATCCAGAAAACCGCGGATCGCATCAGCGATATCCAGGTGCGCTCGGTAAACATCTACATCCTGGCCAAGAGCTTCGGCTCGATGCTGTTCTTCGTGGTCATCGGCCTGGCCCTGGCCATGCAGGCCTACTACCCGAACCCGGACCCTGCGGTGATCACCGGTTTCGTGCTGGTGCTGCTGTACATGAAGGGCCCGCTGGAACACGTGGTCGGCTACCTGCCCATCGTCGGCAAGGCCAAGATCGCCTTCGCCCGGATCAGCGAACTGTCCGAACGCTTCTCTTCTCCCGAGCCGCACCTGCTGATGGACGACAGCGAAGCGCCGCAAGCGGTGGTGCACAGCCTGGAACTGCGCGAGGTGCGCTACAGCCCGCCGCCGGTGGAAGGCAGCGAACCGTTCCACCTGGGCCCGATCAACCTGAACATCAAGCAGGGCGACATCGTCTTCATCGTCGGCGAGAACGGCTGCGGCAAGACCACCCTGATCAAGCTGTTGCTGGGCCTGTACCAGCCCCAGTCCGGGGAGATCCGTCTCAATGGCGAAGCGGTGACCGACCGGGCCCGGGATGACTACCGGCAGCTGTTCACCACGGTATTTGCCGACTACTACCTGTTCGACGACCTGGTCCAGGGCAATGCCGGCAAGTCGCTGGACGTCGCCACCCAGTACCTGAACCGCCTGGAAATCGCCCACAAGGTCAGCGTCAAGGATGGCGCCTTCACCACCACCGACCTGTCCACCGGCCAGCGCAAGCGCTTGGCCCTGGTCAATGCCTGGCTGGAAGAGCGCCCGGTGCTGGTGTTCGACGAATGGGCCGCCGACCAGGACCCGGCCTTCCGGCGGATTTTCTACACCGAGCTGCTGCCCGATCTCAAGCGCCTGGGCAAGACCATCATCGTGATCAGCCACGACGATCGCTACTTCGACATTGCCGACCAGTTGGTGCGCATGAAGGCCGGACGAGTCCTGACTGAACTGCAACCGGCGTGATTGTTTCCGGTTTATGGCAGCTGATGCGTCATACAGACAGAACTGAGAATTAATACCATTAACAGTCACTACATCTGCCGGATCTATAAGAGCATATGAGCATGCCCGCACAACACCGACTGACCCCTTTGACGAAAGCGCTGCTTCGCCAGGCCTTCTCGCCAAAACTGGCTTCCCGCACCCTGGGCCTGGCCCTGACCCTGCCACTGATGGCTCAGGTCCAGGCCCAGGAAATCCATTTCAACATCGTCTCGCAGTCCATGTCTGCGGCCCTGCAGGAGTTCGGGCGCCAGGCCAATATGCAGGTGCTCTACAACCCTGACGATGTGCAAGGCAAGCGCAGCAACGCCCTCAGCGGCAGCTATTCGCCGGAGCGGGCCATCGCGGCCATGCTCAATGGCACGGGGGTGGCCTACACCCTCAAGGACAACTCGGTCACTATCCGCAACCATGGTGGCAACGGCTCGCTGGAACTGGGGACCAGCACCATCAGCGGCCAGGGCCTGGGCACCACCACCGAGGACACAGGTTCCTACACCACCGGGGCCATGCAGACCGCCAGCAAGCTGTCGCTGACGGCCCGGGAAACCCCGCAGTCGGTCACGGTCATCACCCGCCAGCGCATGGATGACCAGAACATGAGGTCCCTGGAGGATGTGCTCAAGGCCACCCCCGGCATTTCCATCACCAAGGACGGTCCGCAGCGGCCGACCTTCTACTCCCGTGGTTTTGCCGTCGAAAACCTGATGACCGACGGCTTGCCCAACGATTTGACCCACTACCTGAGCCGGGACATGAACTCCTCGGCTGACATGGCGATCTTCGACCATGTGGAAGTGGTGCGTGGCGCCACCGGGATGATGCAGGGCGCAGGTAACCCGTCGGCAGCGATCAACATGGTGCGCAAGCGCCCCACCGCCACGCCGCGGGTCACCGTCACCGGCAGCGCCGGCAGCTGGGACGACTACCGCACCGAGATCGACGCCTCCAACGCCCTCAACGAAAGCGGCACCCTGCGCGGCCGGGTGGTCGCCGCCTATCAGAGCAAGGGCAGCTTCCAGGACTTCGTCAGCAGTGAACGCAACGTGTTCTACGGCATCACCGAGGCCGACCTGAACGAAGACACCACCTTCACTTTTGGCGTCTCCAACCAGAGCGGCAGAAACAACACTTCCTGGGGTGGCCTGCCGGTTGCAGCCGACGGCAGCGACCTGCACCTCAAGCGCTCGACCTACCTGGGCAGCAAGTGGGAGTACTGGGATCAGAACAACACCACGGCGTTCAGCCGCCTGGAGTATCGCTTCGCCAACAGCTGGAAAATGCTCCTGTCCGCCAGCAAGAGCTGGTCGGACCTGAACATGCTCGGCTCCATTCCGGAACGCATGGGCGCCAACTACGATGAGTTCGGCCAGAACATCGGTCGCTACGACTACGAAGACCAGCAAAACAGCTACGACGGTTACGTCACCGGTCCCTTCTCCCTGTTCGGGCGTACCCATGAACTGGTGGTGGGCGCCAGCCGGCGCGACTTGACGTTCAAGGGCAAGGGCCTGCCCATCGACCTTGAGACCCACACCAACATCTACAAACCCAGCGGCATTCCCAAGCCGGACATGAGTGCCAACCCCTGGACACAACGCCGTACCAGCCAGCTGGAAGGCACCTACGTCACCACCCGTCTGAGCATCACCGATGACCTGAAGCTGATCCTGGGCGGCCGCCTGGACTGGTACGACTATGACGTGACCACCACCTGGAACGGCAAGGCCTCCGCCTCCAGCCTGCCGAACAAAGTGACACGGCACCTGACCCGCTATGCCGGAGCCATCTATGACCTGGACCAGAACCACTCGGTCTATGTCAGCTACACCGATATCTTCAAGCCACAGACCGAACTCGACACCTCCAACGGCGCGCTCAAGCCCATCGAAGGCAAGAACTACGAACTGGGCATCAAGGGCGAGTACTTCGACGGCAAACTCAATGCCAGTGCGGCGATCTTCCGCATCGACCAGGAAAACCGTGCCAAGGTACTCAACCCCAACCAGTGCAACCCGGTGGGAAGCACCTGCTACGAAGCCGCGGGCCAGGTGCGCAGCGAAGGTATCGAACTGGAAATCAACGGCACCCTGGCCCCGGGCTGGGAACTGGGGGCGGGCTACACCTATGCCTCGGTCAAGTACACCAAGGACTCCAATGAAGCCAACGTCGGCCGCCTGTTCGACACCGACATCCCGCGCAGCGTGTTCAAGGCCTTCACCACCTACCAACTGCCCGGCGACCTGAACCGCTGGACCATCGGGGGCGGGATCTATGGCCAGAACACCATCTACAACAAGGGCACCAACGACTACCTGAGCACCTTCGACTACCGCATCGAACAGAAGTCCTACGCCCTGGTGGACCTGATGACCAGCTACAAGGCCTCGGAGAATGTGAACATTCG
The DNA window shown above is from Pseudomonas protegens CHA0 and carries:
- a CDS encoding twin-arginine translocation signal domain-containing protein, which translates into the protein MRFSRRGFLTGLAVTGAAIPVAFYTQKELLRQDVRRKEEQEITPGEAKLEVALDPGVRLADHLRGIWDIEFLDANGPQSLPRKGCELLLDAGPTGRGLRGLLGRAQSLRGDGPVEFMVQGDLASVDAARLRWRLFAGGRIAGAPSHECQVVLDEVWASWGNAGSGTLSGSLQSLQASPLAPVSAARFVARKRVFPAARDQSGLSPALLAWLVSPQHRLFHQLWHASRDRWHTLPKDKRNSLRGLGWQPGPVKHERDARGRRKHRNASGIDFLFMHRHMLLHARSLQPDLVSWQQLPQPCARLEQDRQAFIRYYENHDGCSVPPAWVADDDEEFTQWLHGLKSDAAFYGNFQVWESQYQDPEYLSRLTLGQFGSEVELGLHDWLHMRWADVARDPSNGMPVMEARLSSDFAGRWYQPQNDFLGDPFSSHVHPMFWKFHGWIDDRIDDWFRAHERYHPGEVLRREVNGVPWFAPGRWVEIDDPWLGASTHGCGPLGNAPGEMSLEMDQEVMKLALRIALSRDEEVPDLLKRAPRRPWYAQHLKL
- the pvdM gene encoding pyoverdine-tailoring dipeptidase-like protein PvdM; protein product: MIKISGKKTLYLSLLILIVAALGVGAGAAWHYYWKDRVSYPSEIVKHANDLQERIISFDSHITVPLDFGTEGSEADKDTSRQFDLVKAGRGRMSGAALSILAWPEMWNGPNAPHRPTAGFVEEARHQRETRYRIIQGMVRDFPNQAAIAYTPADLRRIASEGKVAVVISLLNAYAMGDDLDQLDQWAARGMRLFGFSYVGNNDWADSSRPLPFFNDTRDALGGLSPVGKQAVQRLNDLGVVIDVSQMSSKALDDVASLTRAPVVASHSAPRALVDIPRNLSDQEMQQIKATGGVIQVVGFSTYLRPLSQPTLDKLNALRKRFDLGPLQGLENALMPGDAVITIWPEQRFGEYASSLYGILDEEPKASLKDYVDAIDYTVKKVGIDHVGISSDFNEGGGVNGWMSVADNRNVTAELIQRGYSDIEIAKLWGENYLRVWEQVQKLAKPAKPAPQPAIAG
- a CDS encoding aminotransferase class V-fold PLP-dependent enzyme, producing the protein MTNRRTFLKQAGLLAAALPLGNLAISQARADSATASASQWTQLRQLFDLDPDYVHLANFLITSHPRPVREAIEKYRAVLDRNPAMAMDYDTQYTWKREAQVRESVGRYLQIKPGQVALTGSTTEGLALMYGGIHVRPGQEILTTVHEHYSTRNALKYRTQRDGTQVRTIELFKSPHRMSTDEVLGNIDRNIRANTRVLGMTWVQSGSGVKLPIGEIGKLVDQHNRNRDEHERILYCVDGVHGLGVEDITFADLNCDFFVAGTHKWMFGPRGTGIFCSRSEQLEHLTPMVATFSENQNFATTMTPGGYHSFEHRWAVDQAFDLHMQLGKANVQSRIHELNSYLKQRLQEHPGIELVTPLSPEHSAGFTFFRGQNLDTDATAAWLIENRILVDAVDRDAGPVVRMAPGLLNSEADIDRTMDLLGKRLRSSKTA
- a CDS encoding formylglycine-generating enzyme family protein, with translation MKPIAYSSLAALAGCLISLNAHAVEPPKPGSVFKDCKNCPEMVVLPAGSFVMGTPEDEVGREPDEGPQHSVTFKNAFAMSRFHVTAAELDAYIRETGTVIKDGDDRPGRLCQASKPRYEQGPRQPAVCVDYADVQAYTQWLSKKTGKHYRMVSEAEREYAARAGSTGSFPFPFDEEGQYQITKHANTYGPKDGFSFTAPVGSYPPNAFGMYDMHGNVYEWVADCWHPDYVGAPADGRAWMEESEGVCLDAQIRGNDWGEAPVFSRSGNRNSRKREVRGDWLSFRVVRELEQPGASHK
- a CDS encoding formyltransferase family protein, which encodes MTKKNLVYVWSLRNAAADKAGQAVAYKDHERYMKSVLEFLVQTLNQTPLGEAYELVGVVYDDDEQSPRDQQLVSDYGFAYQPGRQWLYPADLEVQGKRVNDLLLSVPSTYRRHPRGSAEHIAGKQDFERRLHDTLVELKADIVVLDGLLVILDELVRPGAPFARRIMNIHPGITRIESPYERRGAYATWNALYGARGQKVVDWATKETEPTAPLYLTGASFHYVDNGIDSGEVLHDVLNTEIGPEDTILELRWNNFNNSLFPALRQGLWLMLENLRQAQAGKARDVA
- a CDS encoding cyclic peptide export ABC transporter, with the translated sequence MTDPKRGAFNGLLALLRPFRTIVVISVALGMAGGLAITLLLATINNALHSATGMTQGVVLTFAALCVLALVSSIVSDIGTNYVGQRIIAALRKDLGEKVLSAPITQIERYRSHRLIPVLTHDVDTISDFSFAFTPLAIATTVTLGCLGYLAYLSVPMFLMMVVAIIIGTSVQLVAGGKGIKGFDEARDHEDELQRYYNAIASGAKELRIHRPRRFRMNTQRIQKTADRISDIQVRSVNIYILAKSFGSMLFFVVIGLALAMQAYYPNPDPAVITGFVLVLLYMKGPLEHVVGYLPIVGKAKIAFARISELSERFSSPEPHLLMDDSEAPQAVVHSLELREVRYSPPPVEGSEPFHLGPINLNIKQGDIVFIVGENGCGKTTLIKLLLGLYQPQSGEIRLNGEAVTDRARDDYRQLFTTVFADYYLFDDLVQGNAGKSLDVATQYLNRLEIAHKVSVKDGAFTTTDLSTGQRKRLALVNAWLEERPVLVFDEWAADQDPAFRRIFYTELLPDLKRLGKTIIVISHDDRYFDIADQLVRMKAGRVLTELQPA
- a CDS encoding TonB-dependent siderophore receptor; translation: MSMPAQHRLTPLTKALLRQAFSPKLASRTLGLALTLPLMAQVQAQEIHFNIVSQSMSAALQEFGRQANMQVLYNPDDVQGKRSNALSGSYSPERAIAAMLNGTGVAYTLKDNSVTIRNHGGNGSLELGTSTISGQGLGTTTEDTGSYTTGAMQTASKLSLTARETPQSVTVITRQRMDDQNMRSLEDVLKATPGISITKDGPQRPTFYSRGFAVENLMTDGLPNDLTHYLSRDMNSSADMAIFDHVEVVRGATGMMQGAGNPSAAINMVRKRPTATPRVTVTGSAGSWDDYRTEIDASNALNESGTLRGRVVAAYQSKGSFQDFVSSERNVFYGITEADLNEDTTFTFGVSNQSGRNNTSWGGLPVAADGSDLHLKRSTYLGSKWEYWDQNNTTAFSRLEYRFANSWKMLLSASKSWSDLNMLGSIPERMGANYDEFGQNIGRYDYEDQQNSYDGYVTGPFSLFGRTHELVVGASRRDLTFKGKGLPIDLETHTNIYKPSGIPKPDMSANPWTQRRTSQLEGTYVTTRLSITDDLKLILGGRLDWYDYDVTTTWNGKASASSLPNKVTRHLTRYAGAIYDLDQNHSVYVSYTDIFKPQTELDTSNGALKPIEGKNYELGIKGEYFDGKLNASAAIFRIDQENRAKVLNPNQCNPVGSTCYEAAGQVRSEGIELEINGTLAPGWELGAGYTYASVKYTKDSNEANVGRLFDTDIPRSVFKAFTTYQLPGDLNRWTIGGGIYGQNTIYNKGTNDYLSTFDYRIEQKSYALVDLMTSYKASENVNIRLNVNNLFDKRYYQSIGTNTDYGTSLYGDPRNAMVTVSWSL